A portion of the Pseudoxanthomonas sp. JBR18 genome contains these proteins:
- the fis gene encoding DNA-binding transcriptional regulator Fis encodes MNAASTRQDSSRGTPKSPLREHVAQSVRRYLRDLNGCDADDVYEIVLREMEIPLFVEVLNHCEGNQSRAAALLGIHRATLRKKLKDYGLA; translated from the coding sequence TTGAACGCCGCTTCGACCCGCCAGGACTCCAGTCGTGGCACGCCCAAGTCGCCGTTGCGCGAACACGTTGCACAGTCGGTGCGTCGTTACCTGCGCGACCTCAATGGCTGCGATGCAGACGATGTCTACGAGATCGTCCTGCGCGAGATGGAAATCCCGCTGTTCGTCGAAGTGCTCAATCACTGCGAAGGCAACCAGAGCCGCGCCGCCGCGCTGCTGGGCATCCACCGCGCCACTCTGCGCAAGAAGCTCAAGGACTACGGCCTGGCGTGA